A genomic window from Salvia hispanica cultivar TCC Black 2014 chromosome 5, UniMelb_Shisp_WGS_1.0, whole genome shotgun sequence includes:
- the LOC125186197 gene encoding kinesin-like protein KIN-13B isoform X1 yields the protein MNAVGRQRSGAAAAAHHQRQYSDQFMEASSNGRWLQSAGLQHLQSSNNAAPPVQDFGYYNGGGQGSRMYGSLQTQRMYSGGDLFAEPLTPPVHSRRKNGDDPNESSPGLLDLHSFDTELLPEMPVPSLYDAPPINNLSRGRSFDDSDPYLGMNKQTGKTRGLPDTNVLKSITADNVKASNVAKIKVVVRKRPLNKRELAKNDEDIIETSSNCLVVHETKLKVDLTEYQEKHEFVFDAVLNEEVSNDEVYRETVEPIIPIIFQRTKATCFAYGQTGSGKTYTMKPLPLRAVRDILRLIHHTYRNQGFQLFFSFFEIYGGKLFDLLSDRKKLCMREDGKQQVCIVGLQEYRVVDVETVKELIERGNATRSTGTTGANEESSRSHAILQLSVKRSVDGSESKPARLVGKLSFIDLAGSERGADTTDNDKQTRMEGAEINKSLLALKECIRALDNDQGHIPFRGSKLTEVLRDSFVGNSRTVMISCISPNSGSCEHTLNTLRYADRVKSLSRGNTKKDVMSSTTNLKESIAQPLSSVLPPATTFEDDTGDSWPEQTDREDYDDDFYEQEKPSWKKNSRVELHSLPIPEDKMKRDNIQSKWKEPPKSEIKYSNSDDDLTALLKEEEDLVHAHRKQVEETMEIVREEMNLLVEADQPGNRLDDYISRLNSILSQKAAGILQLQNRLAHFQKRLKEHNILVSSGY from the exons ATGAATGCGGTGGGAAGGCAGAGATCCGGCGCCGCGGCGGCGGCGCACCATCAGCGCCAGTACTCCGACCAATTCATGGAAGCTTCATCGAATGGCCGATGGTTGCAATCAGCTGGCCTGCAGCATTTACAGTCATCGAATAATGCGGCTCCTCCAGTTCAG gACTTTGGATATTACAATGGAGGCGGTCAGGGTTCTAGAATGTACGGGAGTTTGCAGACGCAGAGGATGTACAGTGGAGGCGATTTGTTTGCGGAGCCGTTGACGCCGCCGGTGCATTCACGGCGGAAGAATGGCGATGATCCAAATGAGAGTAGCCCGGGGCTGTTAGATCTGCATTCGTTCGATACTGAGCTACTTCCGGAG ATGCCAGTTCCCTCTCTGTATGATGCTCctccaataaataatttatcaagAGGAAGAAGTTTTGATGATTCGGACCCATACTTGGGGATGAATAAACAGACTGGCAAAACACGTGGCTTACCTGATACTAATGTTCTAAAAAGCATCACTGCGGACAATGTGAAGGCTAGCAATGTTGCAAAGATTAAAGTAGTG GTAAGGAAAAGACCACTAAATAAAAGGGAACTGGCAAAGAATGACGAAGATATCATAGAAACCTCTTCAAACTGTCTTGTTGTCCATGAGACAAAACTCAAG GTTGACCTGACAGAGTATCAGGAGAAAcatgaatttgtttttgatgCTGTACTAAATGAAGAAGTGTCAAATGATGAG GTATATCGTGAAACCGTAGAACCTATCATACCCATAATTTTCCAACGTACAAAAGCAACTTGCTTCGCTTATGGCCAAACAG GAAGTGGCAAAACATATACCATGAAACCACTGCCCCTCAGAGCAGTGAGAGATATCTTGAGGCTCATTCATCACACCTACAGGAACCAAGggtttcaattgtttttcaGCTTCTTTGAGATATATGGAGGAAAACTCTTTGATCTGCTCAGTGATAGAAA GAAACTTTGTATGAGAGAGGATGGGAAGCAGCAAGTTTGTATTGTGGGTTTGCAAGAGTATCGAGTAGTGGATGTGGAGACAGTTAAGGAGCTCATTGAGAGAGGAAATGCGACTAGAAGTACTGGAACCACAGGTGCAAATGAGGAATCATCTCGGTCACATGCGATTCTTCAACTTTCTGTTAAGAGGTCTGTGGATGGAAGTGAATCTAAACCTGCACGACTTGTTGGTAAACTCTCCTTCATAGACCTTGCTGGAAGTGAACGTGGGGCAGATACAACAGACAATGACAAGCAAACAAG AATGGAAGGGGCTGAGATCAACAAAAGTTTGCTTGCACTGAAGGAATGTATCAGAGCACTTGACAATGACCAAGGGCACATTCCGTTTAGAGGCAGTAAATTAACCGAAGTTTTACGAGATTCCTTCGTCGGGAATTCTCGCACTGTTATGATATCATGTATTTCACCAAACTCCGGATCTTGTGAGCATACCCTGAACACTTTAAGATACGCTGATAG GGTAAAGAGCCTTTCAAGAGGCAACACCAAAAAAGATGTGATGTCCTCGACCACAAACCTGAAAGAGTCAATTGCACAACCTTTGTCGTCAGTCCTTCCACCTGCTACGACTTTTGAGGATGATACAGGTGATTCGTGGCCCGAACAAACTGATAGGGAAGACTATGATGACGATTTCTATGAGCAAGAAAAACCATCTTGGAAGAAAAACTCGAGAGTTGAACTGCACAGCCTCCCGATTCCTGAAGACAAAATGAAGAGAGACAATATCCAATCCAAGTGGAAGGAACCTCCTAAatcagaaataaaatattcaaattcagaTGATGATTTGACTGCTTTATTGAAG GAAGAGGAAGATCTTGTCCATGCTCACAGAAAACAGGTGGAGGAGACTATGGAGATTGTTAGAGAg GAGATGAATCTGTTGGTCGAGGCTGATCAACCTGGAAACCGGCTAGATGATTACATCTCAAGATTGAACTCAATCCTATCTCAGAAGGCTGCTGGCATCCTCCAATTACAAAACCGCTTGGCTCATTTCCAGAAACGCTTGAAGGAGCACAACATCCTTGTTTCTTCTGGCTACTAG
- the LOC125186197 gene encoding kinesin-like protein KIN-13B isoform X2, protein MPVPSLYDAPPINNLSRGRSFDDSDPYLGMNKQTGKTRGLPDTNVLKSITADNVKASNVAKIKVVVRKRPLNKRELAKNDEDIIETSSNCLVVHETKLKVDLTEYQEKHEFVFDAVLNEEVSNDEVYRETVEPIIPIIFQRTKATCFAYGQTGSGKTYTMKPLPLRAVRDILRLIHHTYRNQGFQLFFSFFEIYGGKLFDLLSDRKKLCMREDGKQQVCIVGLQEYRVVDVETVKELIERGNATRSTGTTGANEESSRSHAILQLSVKRSVDGSESKPARLVGKLSFIDLAGSERGADTTDNDKQTRMEGAEINKSLLALKECIRALDNDQGHIPFRGSKLTEVLRDSFVGNSRTVMISCISPNSGSCEHTLNTLRYADRVKSLSRGNTKKDVMSSTTNLKESIAQPLSSVLPPATTFEDDTGDSWPEQTDREDYDDDFYEQEKPSWKKNSRVELHSLPIPEDKMKRDNIQSKWKEPPKSEIKYSNSDDDLTALLKEEEDLVHAHRKQVEETMEIVREEMNLLVEADQPGNRLDDYISRLNSILSQKAAGILQLQNRLAHFQKRLKEHNILVSSGY, encoded by the exons ATGCCAGTTCCCTCTCTGTATGATGCTCctccaataaataatttatcaagAGGAAGAAGTTTTGATGATTCGGACCCATACTTGGGGATGAATAAACAGACTGGCAAAACACGTGGCTTACCTGATACTAATGTTCTAAAAAGCATCACTGCGGACAATGTGAAGGCTAGCAATGTTGCAAAGATTAAAGTAGTG GTAAGGAAAAGACCACTAAATAAAAGGGAACTGGCAAAGAATGACGAAGATATCATAGAAACCTCTTCAAACTGTCTTGTTGTCCATGAGACAAAACTCAAG GTTGACCTGACAGAGTATCAGGAGAAAcatgaatttgtttttgatgCTGTACTAAATGAAGAAGTGTCAAATGATGAG GTATATCGTGAAACCGTAGAACCTATCATACCCATAATTTTCCAACGTACAAAAGCAACTTGCTTCGCTTATGGCCAAACAG GAAGTGGCAAAACATATACCATGAAACCACTGCCCCTCAGAGCAGTGAGAGATATCTTGAGGCTCATTCATCACACCTACAGGAACCAAGggtttcaattgtttttcaGCTTCTTTGAGATATATGGAGGAAAACTCTTTGATCTGCTCAGTGATAGAAA GAAACTTTGTATGAGAGAGGATGGGAAGCAGCAAGTTTGTATTGTGGGTTTGCAAGAGTATCGAGTAGTGGATGTGGAGACAGTTAAGGAGCTCATTGAGAGAGGAAATGCGACTAGAAGTACTGGAACCACAGGTGCAAATGAGGAATCATCTCGGTCACATGCGATTCTTCAACTTTCTGTTAAGAGGTCTGTGGATGGAAGTGAATCTAAACCTGCACGACTTGTTGGTAAACTCTCCTTCATAGACCTTGCTGGAAGTGAACGTGGGGCAGATACAACAGACAATGACAAGCAAACAAG AATGGAAGGGGCTGAGATCAACAAAAGTTTGCTTGCACTGAAGGAATGTATCAGAGCACTTGACAATGACCAAGGGCACATTCCGTTTAGAGGCAGTAAATTAACCGAAGTTTTACGAGATTCCTTCGTCGGGAATTCTCGCACTGTTATGATATCATGTATTTCACCAAACTCCGGATCTTGTGAGCATACCCTGAACACTTTAAGATACGCTGATAG GGTAAAGAGCCTTTCAAGAGGCAACACCAAAAAAGATGTGATGTCCTCGACCACAAACCTGAAAGAGTCAATTGCACAACCTTTGTCGTCAGTCCTTCCACCTGCTACGACTTTTGAGGATGATACAGGTGATTCGTGGCCCGAACAAACTGATAGGGAAGACTATGATGACGATTTCTATGAGCAAGAAAAACCATCTTGGAAGAAAAACTCGAGAGTTGAACTGCACAGCCTCCCGATTCCTGAAGACAAAATGAAGAGAGACAATATCCAATCCAAGTGGAAGGAACCTCCTAAatcagaaataaaatattcaaattcagaTGATGATTTGACTGCTTTATTGAAG GAAGAGGAAGATCTTGTCCATGCTCACAGAAAACAGGTGGAGGAGACTATGGAGATTGTTAGAGAg GAGATGAATCTGTTGGTCGAGGCTGATCAACCTGGAAACCGGCTAGATGATTACATCTCAAGATTGAACTCAATCCTATCTCAGAAGGCTGCTGGCATCCTCCAATTACAAAACCGCTTGGCTCATTTCCAGAAACGCTTGAAGGAGCACAACATCCTTGTTTCTTCTGGCTACTAG